In Aegilops tauschii subsp. strangulata cultivar AL8/78 chromosome 3, Aet v6.0, whole genome shotgun sequence, one genomic interval encodes:
- the LOC109783561 gene encoding uncharacterized protein has translation MPSWKDGEESSDEEELVGMDLEQHWANPDTTIDPSFCGRAADASITCRLHLAPCMKYVAFEGKDTGRRFYGCAVPHDGIDCGVAQWVDAPWPSILQRCLEKIWEMFHEENHGRMIDHEKYKKELDKVNKQLDTLGDQYSQLVEEVTKMFDWADQNNRVMSDEEFKQKQMDVDKDMEKLAISKEKQSADFGKMKEMEKLAQELKEMKCILRSQGEIIRNTRKERDEMKKERDMLVEEKKKMEFLVGDLMKAGHGNKDKLAKIKSILDE, from the exons ATGCCGTCGTGGAAGGATGGAGAGGAGAGCAGCGACGAGGAGGAGCTGGTCGGCATGGATCTGGAGCAGCACTGG GCGAACCCTGACACCACTATAGATCCATCCTTCTGTGGTAGAGCTGCAGATGCAAGCATCACATGTAGACTGCACTTGGCCCCATGCATGAAATATGTTGCATTTGAAGGAAAGGACACTGGGAGGAGGTTCTATGGATGTGCTGTTCCTCAT GATGGTATTGACTGTGGAGTTGCTCAGTGGGTTGATGCCCCATGGCCTTCTATTCTGCAAAGATGTTTGGAGAAGATATGGGAGATGTTTCATGAGGAGAATCATGGCAGAATGATTGACCATGAGAAGTATAAGAAAGAGTTGGACAAGGTCAACAAGCAGTTGGATACACTTGGGGATCAGTACAGTCAGCTGGTTGAGGAAGTCACCAAGATGTTTGATTGGGCAGATCAGAACAACAGGGTCATGAGTGATGAAGAGTTCAAGCAGAAGCAGATGGATGTGGACAAGGACATGGAGAAGCTAGCTATCAGCAAGGAGAAGCAGAGTGCTGACTTTGGCAAGATGAAGGAGATGGAGAAGCTGGCTCAGGAGCTGAAGGAGATGAAGTGCATTCTTAGGTCTCAGGGGGAGATCATTAGGAACACAAGGAAGGAGAGGGATGAGATGAAGAAAGAGAGGGACATGCTggtagaggagaagaagaagatggagtTTCTGGTGGGTGATCTTATGAAAGCTGGTCATGGCAACAAGGACAAGCTTGCCAAGATCAAGTCAATCCTTGATGAGTGA